A window of Palaemon carinicauda isolate YSFRI2023 chromosome 27, ASM3689809v2, whole genome shotgun sequence contains these coding sequences:
- the LOC137621015 gene encoding lysyl oxidase homolog 2-like gives MEKRNVQIFHEGRWANICDDEWDEREGEIVCRQLGFPGLKGVTYSGKYGHAEGNYWLDNLFCYGTEKNLTECRHDGWGIHDCEATESAGVICKSHFTSTTVAPTLPPRDQPIFTDKIKIAHAIDGKMKIRLKGGRTDTEGRVEVRLPGSTNWTLLCGDGWSLLEAMVVCRHIGQKYAQGALSAGFFGGNKSDISISGIKCNGNEQKLDHCLHDAVGDVFCPDEGSEPNIAGVTCVEKMADLVPDHIELARSAHLEDKQLFFLQCAMEENCLAQSAVIAQETGYGWHLETRRLLRFTARIVNQGDEAFRPFLPKAHWQWHACHMHYHSMEVFAHYDIIDEKGNRIAEGHKASFCLEDNNCAPGVQPVFKCANYGDQGISPGCTDTYAYNIDCQWIDITDIKPGTYTFKLAVNPEMKVPEMSFDNNAAVCELIYSETNAWIGNCSLARP, from the exons ATGGAAAAAA GAAATGTGCAGATATTTCACGAGGGTCGATGGGCTAACATTTGTGATGACGAGTGGGACGAAAGAGAGGGAGAAATAGTCTGCAGGCAGTTAGGCTTCCCAGGACTGAAAGGGGTCACTTATAGTGGAAAATATGGACATGCAGAGG GTAACTACTGGCTTGATAACTTATTTTGCTACGGAACAGAAAAGAATCTCACAGAATGCAGGCATGATGGATGGGGTATCCATGACTGCGAGGCAACAGAGTCTGCTGGGGTGATTTGTAAATCTCACTTCACTTCTACCACAGTGGCACCAACGCTCCCTCCAAGAGACCAACCTATTTTcacagataaaataaaaatagca CATGCAATtgatgggaaaatgaaaataagattaaaaggAGGAAGAACTGATACTGAAGGTCGTGTGGAGGTAAGACTGCCAGGGTCCACAAACTGGACGTTATTGTGTGGAGATGGATGGTCTTTATTGGAAGCCATGGTTGTTTGTCGGCATATAGGCCAAAAGTATGCACAAGGAGCATTATCTGCAG GGTTCTTTGGAGGAAATAAGTCTGACATTTCAATCAGTGGAATAAAGTGTAATGGAAATGAACAGAAACTGGATCACTGCTTGCATGATGCTGTGGGTGATGTCTTCTGCCCTGATGAAGGGTCAGAGCCAAACATAGCAGGTGTAACTTGTGTAGAAA AAATGGCTGACTTAGTTCCTGATCATATAGAGCTGGCAAGGTCTGCTCATTTGGAAGATAAGCAATTATTCTTTTTACAGTGTGCAATGGAAGAAAACTGCCTGGCCCAATCAGCAGTTATAGCACAG GAAACTGGTTATGGGTGGCACTTAGAAACTAGACGACTCCTGAGGTTTACTGCTCGCATTGTCAATCAAGGTGATGAGGCCTTTAGGCCTTTCTTGCCTAAGGCACATTGGCAGTGGCATGCATGTCATAT GCATTACCACAGTATGGAGGTCTTTGCTCACTACGATATCATAGATGAGAAAGGAAATCGTATAGCTGAGGGACACAAAGCTTCCTTTTGCTTGGAAGATAACAACTGTGCTCCAGGAGTACAACCGGTGTTCAAATGTGCCAATTATGGTGACCAGGGAATCAGTCCAGGATGTACTGACACATATGCATACAATATTGACTGCCAATGGATAGATATTACGGACATTAAACCTGGTACTTACACTTTTAAG CTAGCTGTAAACCCCGAAATGAAGGTGCCCGAGATGTCTTTCGACAATAATGCCGCTGTGTGTGAGCTTATCTATAGTGAAACTAATGCATGGATTGGCAACTGTTCTTTGGCTCGACCTTAA